A single region of the Gracilibacillus caseinilyticus genome encodes:
- the prmA gene encoding 50S ribosomal protein L11 methyltransferase, giving the protein MKWTELSIYTTNEAIEPISNIIHEAGASGVVIEDRQDLERIWEGRFGEIYDLNPDDYPEEGVRLKAYLPVNSFLGETVTEIKQAINNLLLYDIDIGLNKITLSEVNEEEWATAWKKYYKPAKISERVTITPTWEDYQPVSTDELIIELDPGMAFGTGTHPTTVLSIQALESHLQNGDTVFDVGCGSGVLSIAAALLGADKVYAYDLDEVAIQSTKLNAKVNKVDDKMQVKQNNLLQHVTGTANVIVANILAEIILRFEKDAFDRLVPGGIFITSGIIQKKKLAVKNALEEAGFEIIETNQMEDWISIIAQKPEESR; this is encoded by the coding sequence TTGAAGTGGACAGAGCTGAGTATCTATACGACAAATGAAGCGATTGAACCTATTTCAAATATTATTCACGAAGCAGGAGCAAGTGGCGTAGTAATAGAAGATCGTCAGGATCTTGAACGTATTTGGGAAGGTCGCTTTGGAGAAATTTATGACCTTAATCCGGATGATTATCCGGAAGAGGGAGTTCGGTTAAAAGCTTACCTCCCTGTTAATAGTTTTCTGGGTGAGACTGTTACCGAAATAAAGCAAGCCATTAACAATTTATTGTTATACGACATCGATATTGGCTTAAACAAAATTACACTGAGTGAAGTGAATGAAGAAGAGTGGGCAACAGCCTGGAAGAAATATTATAAGCCTGCAAAAATATCGGAACGTGTAACCATTACCCCCACATGGGAAGATTATCAGCCTGTCTCAACAGATGAACTTATTATAGAGTTAGACCCAGGAATGGCATTTGGAACAGGGACACATCCTACAACTGTTTTAAGTATTCAGGCATTGGAAAGTCATTTGCAGAACGGAGATACTGTTTTTGATGTCGGGTGTGGATCTGGTGTTTTAAGTATTGCTGCTGCACTATTAGGTGCTGATAAAGTTTATGCTTATGACCTGGATGAAGTTGCAATCCAAAGTACAAAACTGAATGCTAAAGTAAATAAAGTGGATGATAAAATGCAGGTCAAACAAAACAATTTACTGCAGCATGTTACAGGTACAGCTAATGTTATTGTAGCGAATATTTTGGCGGAGATCATTTTGCGTTTCGAAAAAGACGCGTTTGATCGACTTGTTCCTGGAGGTATTTTCATTACTTCCGGAATTATCCAAAAAAAGAAGTTAGCTGTAAAGAATGCACTAGAAGAAGCTGGTTTTGAGATTATTGAAACCAATCAGATGGAAGATTGGATCTCCATCATTGCCCAAAAACCCGAAGAAAGCAGGTAA
- a CDS encoding GatB/YqeY domain-containing protein — protein sequence MAIVELLNQDMKQAMKARDKEKLSVIRMVKASMQNEAIKLQKDALSEEEELTVLARELKQRKDSLHEFKEAGREDLVSNLETEIDIIQAYMPEQLSDDELEKIVVQTIEEVQAQSKKDMGKVMSALMPKVKGKAEGSRVNQLVQKNLS from the coding sequence ATGGCAATCGTTGAACTTTTGAACCAGGATATGAAACAGGCGATGAAGGCCAGAGATAAAGAAAAATTAAGTGTTATTCGAATGGTCAAAGCATCGATGCAGAATGAAGCCATTAAATTACAGAAAGATGCATTGTCTGAAGAAGAAGAACTAACCGTTTTAGCTAGAGAGCTAAAACAGAGAAAAGATTCCCTCCATGAATTTAAAGAAGCTGGACGCGAAGATCTTGTAAGCAATTTAGAAACTGAAATTGACATTATACAAGCTTATATGCCTGAACAGCTATCTGATGATGAATTAGAGAAAATTGTTGTTCAGACGATCGAGGAAGTTCAAGCTCAGTCTAAAAAAGACATGGGAAAAGTAATGAGCGCACTTATGCCTAAAGTAAAAGGTAAAGCAGAAGGCTCAAGAGTGAATCAATTGGTTCAGAAGAACTTATCATAG
- the mtaB gene encoding tRNA (N(6)-L-threonylcarbamoyladenosine(37)-C(2))-methylthiotransferase MtaB has product MPTVAFHTLGCKVNHYETEGIWQKFKTEGYERVEFDHHADVYVINTCTVTNTGDKKSRQVIRRAIRSNPEGVVCVTGCYAQTSPGEIMEIPGVDVVVGTQDRGKMIQYIEEHQEHRQPINGVSNIMKNRTFEEMDVPQFSDRTRASLKIQEGCNNFCTFCIIPWSRGLLRSRQPENVLKQARQLVEAGYKEIVLTGIHTAGYGEDMKEYNFAQLLRDLESKIDGLKRIRISSIEASQITDEVIEVLDASKKVVPHLHIPLQSGSDTVLERMRRKYTTDFYKKRVAKIQKALPHLAITSDVIVGFPGETEQEFQETMDFIKEIGYSELHVFPFSKRTGTPAARMDNQVEDDVKHQRVQMLIEQSDQQALAYAKSYEDEVVEVIPEESFNEEEPNMLVGYSDNYLKVKFDGTKEMIGEIVRVKITKAGYPYNEGTFVRVMDDAALSV; this is encoded by the coding sequence ATGCCAACAGTGGCTTTTCATACATTAGGATGCAAGGTAAATCATTATGAAACAGAAGGAATATGGCAGAAGTTCAAAACCGAAGGATATGAACGTGTTGAGTTTGATCATCATGCGGATGTATATGTGATTAATACATGTACCGTCACGAACACAGGGGACAAAAAAAGTCGACAAGTTATTCGTCGTGCCATTCGCAGTAATCCTGAGGGAGTAGTATGTGTAACGGGCTGTTATGCGCAGACCTCTCCAGGTGAAATCATGGAAATCCCAGGAGTTGATGTCGTTGTTGGTACACAAGATCGTGGAAAAATGATCCAGTATATTGAAGAACACCAAGAACATAGACAACCGATTAACGGTGTATCGAATATTATGAAAAATCGTACATTTGAAGAAATGGATGTGCCACAATTCTCTGATCGTACTCGTGCATCATTAAAAATACAAGAAGGTTGTAATAACTTCTGTACTTTCTGTATTATTCCTTGGTCTCGTGGATTATTACGTTCAAGACAGCCTGAGAATGTTTTGAAACAAGCGCGTCAACTAGTGGAAGCCGGCTATAAAGAGATTGTCCTTACAGGTATCCATACTGCCGGGTACGGTGAAGACATGAAGGAATATAATTTTGCGCAATTATTACGTGACCTTGAAAGCAAAATAGATGGACTCAAACGTATTCGTATTTCCTCAATTGAGGCAAGTCAAATCACAGATGAAGTTATTGAGGTACTTGATGCATCAAAGAAAGTAGTACCGCATTTACACATTCCATTACAATCAGGTTCTGATACCGTATTAGAGCGGATGAGGCGTAAATATACAACTGATTTTTACAAAAAAAGAGTGGCAAAAATTCAAAAAGCCCTTCCGCATCTAGCAATTACTTCAGATGTAATTGTAGGGTTCCCGGGAGAAACAGAACAAGAATTTCAGGAAACGATGGATTTCATAAAAGAAATCGGCTATTCAGAATTACACGTCTTCCCATTCTCTAAAAGAACCGGTACTCCTGCAGCCCGAATGGATAATCAGGTGGAAGATGATGTGAAGCATCAACGTGTGCAAATGTTGATTGAACAGTCGGATCAGCAAGCCCTTGCTTATGCTAAGAGCTATGAAGATGAAGTAGTAGAAGTAATTCCTGAAGAATCATTTAATGAAGAAGAACCTAATATGCTGGTAGGTTATTCAGATAATTACTTGAAGGTTAAATTCGATGGTACTAAAGAGATGATCGGCGAAATTGTTCGTGTAAAAATCACAAAAGCAGGGTATCCATATAATGAAGGTACTTTCGTCCGTGTCATGGATGATGCTGCATTATCGGTATAA
- the dnaJ gene encoding molecular chaperone DnaJ — protein MSKQDYYEVLGVSKDASKDEIKKAYRKLARKYHPDVNKDEGTDEKFKEVKEAYEVLGNEQKKAQYDQFGHAGPQGQGGFGGFGGGAEDFGGFGDIFDMFFGGGRRRDPNAPRQGNDLQYTMTLEFEDAIFGKETDIQIPKEEECDTCHGSGAKPGTQPETCSNCNGSGQLNVEQNTPFGRVVNRRVCHHCQGTGKQIKDKCGTCGGQGKVKTRKKIHISIPAGIDEGQQIRVAGQGEPGINGGPAGDLYVVIQVKTHEFYQREGDHIFCEMPVTFAQAALGDEIEVPTLHGKVKLKVPAGTQTGKTFRLKGKGAPNVRSNVHGDQHIKIRVITPTNLSDRQKELLREFNEISGNQPTDEHENTFFQRVKRAFKGE, from the coding sequence GTGAGTAAACAAGATTATTATGAGGTTTTAGGTGTGTCCAAAGACGCATCGAAAGATGAAATTAAAAAAGCTTATCGTAAACTTGCAAGGAAATATCACCCAGATGTGAATAAAGATGAAGGCACGGACGAAAAGTTTAAAGAAGTGAAAGAAGCTTATGAAGTATTGGGCAACGAACAGAAAAAAGCTCAATATGATCAATTCGGTCATGCTGGTCCACAAGGTCAAGGTGGCTTTGGTGGATTTGGAGGCGGTGCTGAAGATTTCGGTGGATTTGGTGACATTTTTGATATGTTCTTCGGTGGTGGCCGCCGACGAGACCCAAATGCCCCTCGTCAAGGTAACGATCTGCAATATACGATGACATTAGAATTTGAGGATGCCATTTTTGGAAAAGAAACAGATATTCAAATTCCTAAAGAAGAAGAATGTGACACGTGCCACGGTTCTGGTGCAAAACCAGGTACACAGCCTGAAACGTGTAGTAATTGTAACGGAAGTGGACAACTAAATGTAGAGCAAAATACACCATTTGGTAGAGTCGTAAACCGAAGAGTATGCCATCACTGTCAAGGTACCGGAAAGCAAATTAAAGACAAATGTGGAACTTGTGGCGGTCAAGGTAAAGTGAAGACACGTAAAAAGATTCATATTAGCATTCCAGCCGGGATTGATGAAGGACAGCAAATTCGAGTTGCTGGCCAAGGGGAACCTGGTATAAATGGTGGTCCTGCGGGAGATCTGTACGTTGTTATTCAAGTGAAAACTCATGAATTTTATCAACGTGAAGGTGACCACATTTTCTGTGAAATGCCGGTCACATTTGCGCAAGCTGCATTAGGGGATGAAATTGAAGTGCCGACACTTCACGGTAAGGTGAAATTGAAGGTGCCAGCTGGTACACAAACAGGGAAAACCTTCAGACTTAAAGGTAAAGGTGCGCCGAATGTGCGAAGTAATGTTCATGGAGATCAACATATTAAAATCCGTGTAATAACACCAACAAACCTTAGTGATCGCCAAAAAGAATTGTTGAGAGAATTTAATGAAATTAGTGGAAATCAGCCGACAGACGAACACGAAAATACATTTTTTCAACGAGTAAAACGTGCTTTTAAGGGCGAATAA
- the hrcA gene encoding heat-inducible transcriptional repressor HrcA — translation MLTDRQIQILQVIIDEFIQTAQPIGSRAIAKKETISFSPATIRNEMADLEEMGFIEKTHTSSGRVPSEKGYRFYVDHLISPFRLSSHDVNMIKHTFEREMIEFERVVQKSARIMSDLTNYTSIILGPEVFHTTLKQIQLISLSNSTAVAILVTNTGHVEHRYFNVPASMLSSDLEKLVNILNDRLVGVPIIQLQHRLFGEVAQLLQRYSADFETTYSYLHEALLEKQPVKLYMDGKTNIMLQPEFHDVHKIQSLYSLMEREDEMANLLRTSGQGLKVVIGQENHIDAMQDCSLITATYSLGEDQFGTIALLGPTRMEYSRVVSLLNVLSKQLSKTFDSWY, via the coding sequence ATGCTTACAGATAGACAAATACAAATTTTGCAGGTTATTATTGATGAGTTCATCCAGACGGCACAACCGATTGGATCAAGGGCAATTGCGAAAAAAGAAACTATTTCTTTCAGCCCCGCTACAATTCGAAACGAAATGGCAGATTTGGAAGAAATGGGATTTATTGAAAAAACCCATACCTCTTCTGGTCGGGTACCTTCAGAAAAGGGTTACCGTTTCTATGTCGATCATTTAATTTCACCCTTTCGATTATCGAGTCATGACGTGAATATGATTAAACATACGTTTGAGCGGGAAATGATAGAATTTGAAAGAGTTGTTCAGAAATCAGCAAGAATCATGTCTGATTTGACCAATTATACGTCGATTATTCTTGGTCCGGAAGTGTTTCATACCACGTTAAAACAAATACAGCTGATCAGTTTATCCAACAGTACTGCAGTCGCGATCCTGGTAACAAACACAGGGCATGTGGAGCACAGGTATTTTAATGTACCTGCTTCGATGTTGTCATCTGATTTGGAGAAGTTGGTTAACATTTTAAATGATCGTCTGGTAGGAGTGCCAATTATTCAATTGCAGCATAGATTATTTGGAGAAGTCGCGCAGCTTTTACAACGATACAGTGCTGATTTCGAAACGACTTATTCCTATTTGCACGAAGCATTGCTAGAGAAACAGCCGGTGAAGCTTTATATGGATGGGAAAACCAATATTATGTTACAGCCCGAATTTCATGATGTTCATAAGATACAATCATTGTATTCCTTGATGGAGCGTGAGGATGAAATGGCCAATCTGCTCCGGACATCTGGCCAAGGGTTAAAGGTAGTAATCGGGCAAGAAAACCATATAGACGCAATGCAGGATTGCAGTTTAATCACTGCCACATACTCACTGGGTGAGGACCAATTTGGGACGATCGCCTTGTTAGGACCTACTCGAATGGAATACTCCAGAGTGGTTTCACTGTTAAATGTCCTGTCAAAGCAATTAAGCAAGACGTTTGATTCATGGTACTAA
- the grpE gene encoding nucleotide exchange factor GrpE gives MQEKDINQNEQEEVIEDAEQELVSDEETATATQPDVSEDDIQALQAEKDDLQNRLLRVQAEYDNFRKRTKKEKEADLKYKSQSVVTELLPVLDNFERALQVEIDDKAAKGVVEGLKMVYRQLKTVLENEGVSEIETDGQYFNPNLHQAVMQVEEEGFESNEIVETMQKGYQLKDRVIRPAMVKVNQ, from the coding sequence ATGCAAGAAAAAGATATCAATCAAAACGAACAAGAAGAAGTAATTGAAGATGCAGAACAAGAATTGGTGAGTGATGAGGAAACAGCTACAGCGACGCAACCGGATGTAAGTGAAGATGACATTCAAGCACTTCAAGCTGAAAAAGACGACTTACAGAACCGTCTTCTTCGGGTTCAGGCAGAGTATGATAATTTCAGAAAACGAACCAAAAAAGAGAAAGAAGCGGACTTAAAATATAAATCTCAATCAGTTGTCACTGAATTGCTACCCGTACTCGATAACTTTGAGCGTGCCCTGCAGGTTGAAATTGATGACAAGGCAGCTAAAGGTGTGGTAGAAGGTTTAAAGATGGTCTACCGTCAGTTGAAGACAGTGTTAGAAAATGAAGGTGTATCTGAAATTGAGACAGATGGTCAATATTTTAATCCGAATCTTCATCAAGCCGTAATGCAAGTGGAAGAAGAAGGTTTTGAATCCAACGAAATTGTCGAAACTATGCAAAAAGGCTATCAATTGAAAGACAGAGTAATTCGACCAGCAATGGTAAAAGTAAATCAATAA
- the hemW gene encoding radical SAM family heme chaperone HemW — translation MVSSVYIHIPFCEKICHYCDFTKFFYDEKMADDYLIALEKEMKAYIHKPKKKMNTIFVGGGTPTALNEKQLTKLVQMIAHYFDVASVSEYSFEANPGDLTNEKINILRAYGVNRISMGVQVLDDEMLEQLGRLHRVKDVYENVNGLVQAGIDNISIDLMYSLPNQSIEGFNKTLKEALQFNLPHYSAYSLQIEPKTIFYQRYMKGKLSKPPEEIEADMYALLRSEMRANGIHQYEISNFAKPGFESQHNLVYWNNQYYFGFGAGAHGYLPGERIINIRPFPKYVEAANDSGKPILHIEQIGRKEQIEEEMFLGLRKSEGVSVSAFEKKYQIPLRDLYGEELDTLKQKGWIDVNSSFVKLTEEGKPFGNEVFQSFLLDDNAF, via the coding sequence GTGGTCTCATCCGTATATATTCATATTCCCTTCTGTGAAAAGATCTGTCATTATTGTGATTTTACGAAGTTTTTTTATGATGAAAAAATGGCAGATGATTATTTAATCGCATTAGAAAAGGAAATGAAAGCCTATATCCATAAACCAAAAAAGAAAATGAACACAATTTTTGTCGGTGGAGGTACACCGACAGCATTAAATGAGAAGCAGTTAACGAAATTGGTGCAAATGATTGCTCATTATTTTGATGTAGCATCCGTCAGCGAGTATTCTTTCGAAGCGAACCCAGGGGATTTAACAAATGAGAAAATTAATATATTACGTGCTTACGGTGTCAACCGGATTTCCATGGGTGTCCAGGTACTTGATGACGAAATGTTGGAACAACTCGGAAGATTACACAGAGTGAAAGATGTCTATGAGAATGTCAATGGCTTGGTACAAGCAGGTATTGATAATATTAGTATTGACTTAATGTACAGTCTCCCCAATCAATCTATCGAAGGATTCAACAAAACCTTAAAGGAAGCATTACAGTTCAATCTGCCGCATTATTCAGCTTATTCGTTGCAAATAGAACCGAAAACGATCTTCTATCAGCGATATATGAAAGGAAAACTATCGAAGCCACCCGAAGAAATAGAGGCGGATATGTATGCATTGCTTCGAAGTGAAATGCGTGCTAATGGCATTCATCAATATGAAATTAGTAATTTTGCCAAGCCGGGGTTTGAAAGTCAGCATAATCTTGTGTATTGGAATAACCAATATTATTTCGGTTTCGGTGCAGGTGCTCACGGGTATTTACCAGGTGAGCGCATTATAAACATTCGTCCATTTCCGAAATATGTGGAGGCTGCGAATGATTCGGGAAAACCAATACTTCATATTGAACAAATTGGACGTAAGGAACAGATTGAGGAAGAAATGTTTCTTGGATTGCGAAAGAGTGAAGGAGTTTCTGTGAGTGCCTTTGAAAAAAAATATCAAATTCCGCTAAGAGACTTATATGGCGAGGAATTGGACACCCTAAAACAAAAGGGATGGATAGATGTCAACAGCAGTTTTGTAAAACTGACAGAGGAAGGTAAACCCTTTGGCAATGAAGTTTTCCAAAGCTTTCTGTTAGATGATAATGCGTTCTAG
- a CDS encoding 16S rRNA (uracil(1498)-N(3))-methyltransferase, with translation MQRYFIDSNNWNDDEVKITNEDFHHVVHVMRMQEGDTFIANHPDQDAAKCKITFIDENQVVAVVEEWLEETKELPVHITIAQGLPKGDKWEFVLQKGTELGAVRFVPIQAARSVVKWDAKKQQKKVARWQKIVKEASEQAHRNKLPDIDPVLSVKDFVKQSASYDWKFFAYEETARQYPTVKLHHYFSQIEVGQSVMVCIGPEGGFDEDEAIRLKQNGFQAIRLGPRILRTETAPLYVLANLSYYFEEMR, from the coding sequence ATGCAACGCTATTTTATTGACAGTAATAATTGGAATGATGACGAGGTAAAGATTACAAATGAGGATTTTCATCATGTTGTTCATGTGATGAGGATGCAAGAAGGGGATACTTTCATTGCCAATCATCCCGATCAGGATGCAGCTAAGTGTAAGATTACCTTCATTGATGAAAACCAGGTCGTAGCAGTAGTGGAAGAATGGCTCGAGGAAACGAAAGAATTACCTGTTCACATTACTATTGCCCAAGGATTGCCGAAAGGAGACAAGTGGGAGTTTGTCTTGCAGAAAGGAACGGAGTTAGGTGCGGTTCGCTTCGTTCCAATTCAAGCGGCACGTTCTGTCGTTAAATGGGATGCAAAAAAACAACAGAAAAAAGTAGCGAGATGGCAAAAAATCGTAAAAGAAGCGAGCGAACAAGCCCACCGTAACAAGTTACCTGACATTGATCCTGTTCTGTCTGTTAAAGATTTTGTGAAGCAGTCTGCTTCTTATGATTGGAAATTTTTCGCTTATGAGGAAACGGCAAGACAGTATCCGACTGTTAAGTTACACCATTATTTTTCACAGATAGAAGTAGGTCAGTCGGTGATGGTTTGTATCGGACCTGAAGGTGGGTTCGATGAGGATGAAGCCATTAGATTGAAACAAAATGGGTTTCAAGCGATTCGGTTAGGGCCAAGAATTTTAAGAACAGAAACAGCACCTCTTTATGTGCTTGCTAACTTGTCTTACTACTTTGAAGAAATGAGGTGA
- the rpsU gene encoding 30S ribosomal protein S21 has translation MSNTTRVRKNESLEDALRRFKRSVSKSGTLSEYRKREFYEKPSVRRKKKSEAARKRKF, from the coding sequence ATGTCTAACACAACTCGCGTTCGTAAAAACGAGTCTCTTGAAGATGCTCTTCGTCGCTTCAAACGCAGTGTATCTAAATCAGGTACATTGTCTGAATACCGTAAGCGTGAATTTTATGAAAAACCTAGTGTTCGCCGTAAGAAGAAATCAGAGGCAGCTAGAAAGCGTAAATTTTAA
- the dnaK gene encoding molecular chaperone DnaK: MGKIIGIDLGTTNSCVAVMEGGESKVIPNPEGNRTTPSVVSFKSGERQIGEVAKRQAITNQNTIQSIKRHMGTDYKVEIEGKEYTPQEISAIILQHLKSYAEDYLGDTVDKAVITVPAYFNDAERQATKDAGKIAGLEVERIINEPTAAALAYGIDKADQDQTVLVYDLGGGTFDVSILDIGEGTFEVVSTAGDNRLGGDDFDEVLIDHMVAEFKKENGIDLAQDKMALQRLKDAAEKAKKDLSGVAQTQVSLPFITAGDAGPLHLEMNITRAKFDELSADLVEKTMGPTRQALRDADLSASDIDKVLLVGGSTRIPAVQEAIKKEIGKDPSKGVNPDEVVALGAAIQGGVLQGDVKDVVLLDVTPLSLGIETMGGVTTKLIERNTTIPTSHSQVFSTAADNQTAVDIHVLQGEREMAQDNKTLGRFQLTDIPAAPRGVPQIEVSFDIDANGIVNVRAKDLGTNKEQSITIKSSSGLSDDEVEQMVKDAEENAEADKQRREEIELRNEADQLVFQTDKTLKDLGESVTDEEKQKAEAVKEELKKALEDNDQDQIKEKKEALEQEVQNLTVKMYEQAQQQQQTEGGADAGQENAEDVVDADYEEVDDEDKDKK; this comes from the coding sequence ATGGGTAAAATCATTGGTATTGACTTAGGTACAACAAATTCATGTGTAGCAGTAATGGAAGGTGGAGAATCTAAAGTAATCCCGAATCCGGAGGGGAATCGTACAACACCTTCTGTTGTTTCTTTCAAAAGTGGAGAACGTCAAATTGGTGAAGTTGCGAAACGTCAAGCAATTACAAACCAAAATACGATTCAGTCTATTAAACGACATATGGGTACAGATTATAAAGTAGAAATTGAAGGAAAAGAATACACTCCTCAAGAAATTTCTGCAATCATTCTACAACATTTGAAGTCATACGCAGAGGACTATTTAGGTGATACAGTTGATAAAGCTGTTATTACAGTGCCAGCTTACTTTAATGATGCGGAGCGTCAAGCTACGAAAGATGCTGGTAAAATTGCTGGACTTGAAGTAGAACGTATTATCAATGAACCTACTGCTGCAGCATTGGCATATGGTATTGATAAAGCTGATCAAGATCAAACAGTTCTGGTATATGACCTTGGTGGTGGTACGTTTGATGTGTCTATTCTGGATATTGGAGAAGGTACATTTGAAGTAGTATCTACTGCAGGTGATAACAGACTAGGTGGGGACGATTTTGATGAAGTATTAATTGACCACATGGTAGCAGAGTTCAAGAAAGAAAATGGCATTGACCTTGCTCAGGACAAAATGGCATTGCAACGTTTGAAAGATGCAGCAGAAAAAGCGAAAAAAGACCTTTCAGGTGTTGCGCAAACACAAGTATCTCTACCGTTTATTACAGCAGGAGATGCTGGACCACTTCACTTGGAAATGAATATTACACGTGCTAAATTTGATGAGCTATCAGCAGATTTAGTGGAAAAAACAATGGGACCTACTCGTCAAGCATTGCGTGATGCAGATCTATCTGCTAGCGACATTGACAAAGTATTGTTGGTTGGTGGTTCCACTCGTATTCCAGCAGTACAAGAAGCCATTAAGAAAGAAATTGGTAAAGATCCTTCTAAAGGAGTTAACCCAGATGAGGTTGTTGCATTAGGTGCGGCGATCCAGGGTGGTGTTTTACAAGGTGATGTTAAAGATGTTGTATTACTTGATGTTACACCATTATCACTAGGGATCGAAACAATGGGCGGTGTTACGACAAAATTAATCGAGCGTAACACAACAATCCCAACTAGCCATTCTCAAGTTTTCTCAACTGCAGCAGATAATCAAACAGCGGTTGATATCCACGTGCTTCAAGGTGAACGTGAAATGGCACAGGATAACAAAACATTAGGTCGTTTCCAATTAACGGATATTCCAGCGGCTCCACGCGGTGTACCGCAAATCGAAGTATCATTCGATATTGATGCGAACGGTATTGTAAATGTTCGTGCGAAAGATTTAGGAACGAATAAAGAACAGTCTATTACGATTAAATCTTCTTCTGGTCTATCTGACGATGAAGTGGAACAAATGGTAAAAGATGCAGAAGAAAATGCAGAAGCAGATAAACAACGTCGTGAGGAAATTGAGCTTCGTAATGAAGCAGATCAGTTAGTTTTCCAAACAGATAAGACTTTAAAAGATCTTGGCGAAAGTGTAACAGATGAAGAAAAACAAAAAGCGGAAGCTGTCAAAGAAGAATTGAAAAAAGCTTTAGAAGATAATGATCAAGATCAAATTAAAGAGAAAAAAGAAGCTTTAGAACAAGAAGTGCAAAACTTAACAGTGAAAATGTATGAGCAAGCACAACAACAGCAGCAGACAGAAGGCGGCGCTGATGCTGGTCAAGAAAATGCAGAAGATGTAGTCGATGCCGATTACGAAGAAGTAGATGACGAAGATAAAGATAAAAAATAA